Genomic DNA from Mycobacterium stomatepiae:
ACGGGTGGCGCTCGCGCCGATCGACGAGACCGCGGCGACGCGCATGATTGAGCGGTTACGCACCGCACCGCTGCTCTACGGACACCGTGGCAAGCCGGCAGTCGACGTCGCCGCCGCCGCGACCATCGCCCGCTTCAGCCGATATGCCGCGGCCCATCCCGAGATCGCCGAGCTCGAGATCAACCCGCTGTTGGTCACCGTGTCCGGGGCAACGGCTCTGGACGCCCGAATCGTCTTACACCACTAGGAGATTGCGATGGACTTCACCTACACCGCCGCCCAGCAAGAACTGAAGGCACGCGCGGCCGCGTACGCCGAACTGCTGATGGGCTACGAGAACGAGGCCGAGCAGGCCGGCGGCCCGCTTCCTCAGGAGACGGTCGACAAGCTGACCCAGGCCGCGATGGACGCCGGGATGTACGGCATCAACATGCCGGTCGAGTGGGGCGGAGCGGGGCTCACGCTGCTCGAACAGGTGATCGTCGAGGAGGAATTCGGCAAGGTCACGAACTGCCTGTGGGACATCCCGTGGCGGCCTTCCAACGTGCTGGCGCTGGCCTCGCCCGAGCAGCGGGAGCGCTACCTGCTGCCCATCCTGCGCGGGGAACGCTTCGACGCCTTCGCCACGACCGAACCCGACGCCGGATCCGACGCCGGCGCGATCGCGACCACGGCAACTCCGGTCGACGGCGGCTGGCTGCTCAACGGCGAGAAGTGGTTCGTCACCTGCGGCGACATCGCGGACTTCCTACTGGTGCAGGCAAATGTGCTGCCCGACAACGAATCCACCCTATTCTTCGTCGAGAAGAACACCGAGGGCGTCCGCATGAGCCGGGTGCCGCACTTCATGCACTCCGCCGTCAACGGCCACCCCGAGTTCGTCTTCGAGAACGCCTTCGTGCCTGCCGATGCCATCCTCGGCGAGATCGGACAGGGCTTCGAGCTCACCAAGGACTGGTTCACCGACGAACGCCTGATGATCGCCGCGCGAACCGTCGGGGTGGCCGAGCGCGCACTGAAACTCGCCCGCGATTGGGCCACCCAGCGCAAGCAGTTCGGATCACCGATCAGCGACTTCCAGATGATCCAGTCGATGCTCGCGGACTGCGCCGTCGACATCGCTGTCAACCGCGCCTACACCCACCAGGTCGCCTGGGAGGCCGACCACGGGGTGGACCGAAAGACATTGCACGCCAAGGCATCCATCGCGAAGCTCTCGGCCAGCGAAGCCGCGGGCCGGGTAGTCGACCGCTGCCTTCAGATCTTCGGCGGCCGCGGCTACGACCGGGCTTACCCGATCGAGCGGATGTACCGCGAGGTGC
This window encodes:
- a CDS encoding acyl-CoA dehydrogenase family protein, producing MDFTYTAAQQELKARAAAYAELLMGYENEAEQAGGPLPQETVDKLTQAAMDAGMYGINMPVEWGGAGLTLLEQVIVEEEFGKVTNCLWDIPWRPSNVLALASPEQRERYLLPILRGERFDAFATTEPDAGSDAGAIATTATPVDGGWLLNGEKWFVTCGDIADFLLVQANVLPDNESTLFFVEKNTEGVRMSRVPHFMHSAVNGHPEFVFENAFVPADAILGEIGQGFELTKDWFTDERLMIAARTVGVAERALKLARDWATQRKQFGSPISDFQMIQSMLADCAVDIAVNRAYTHQVAWEADHGVDRKTLHAKASIAKLSASEAAGRVVDRCLQIFGGRGYDRAYPIERMYREVRVDRIWEGTSEIQRVIIANELIKRGTAFLDLPVA